The Candidatus Delongbacteria bacterium genome has a segment encoding these proteins:
- a CDS encoding hybrid sensor histidine kinase/response regulator — MEHQKILIVDDISKNIQLAANVLKNTDYMISFAQDGQSALKKLKAVKFDLVLLDIMMPEMDGYDVCKEMKKDEDLKDIPVIFLTAKTDSDSIIKGFENGAVDYIVKPFNNKELLARVKTHLELKKSRENLEIQKKSLEELNAMKNRFLSVIGHDLKGPIGTLEQALKVVRDKLLDKEEEEMLIEELVKSSGNVYRLLENLLAWGKSQQENFVYNPVPIKLQKVVLEIIELLKPIANDKKVSLVSKISDTIHIDTDRNIVQTVIRNLVSNAIKYSNCESVVEITYELLEDKHVISVKDQGIGMNEEIMSKLFKITEKVSRRGTKAEMGTGLGLIIASDFLKKIGGNIEVSSVEGEGSTFRVIL; from the coding sequence GTGGAACATCAAAAAATACTTATTGTAGATGATATCTCAAAAAATATTCAGCTAGCAGCCAATGTATTGAAAAATACTGATTATATGATCTCCTTTGCCCAAGATGGACAATCTGCTCTTAAAAAACTTAAAGCAGTAAAATTTGATCTCGTATTGCTGGACATAATGATGCCCGAAATGGATGGTTATGATGTTTGCAAAGAGATGAAAAAAGATGAAGACTTGAAAGATATACCAGTCATATTTCTAACTGCTAAAACAGACAGTGATAGTATTATTAAAGGCTTTGAAAACGGAGCTGTGGATTATATAGTGAAACCATTTAATAATAAAGAACTTCTTGCTAGGGTTAAAACCCATTTGGAATTAAAAAAATCAAGAGAAAATCTCGAAATACAGAAAAAGAGTCTTGAAGAGTTAAACGCTATGAAAAATAGATTTTTATCTGTGATTGGGCATGATCTTAAAGGTCCTATTGGTACTTTGGAACAAGCTCTAAAAGTTGTGAGGGATAAGCTACTTGATAAGGAAGAAGAGGAAATGCTTATTGAAGAACTTGTAAAATCTTCTGGAAATGTTTACAGATTACTAGAAAACCTTCTCGCATGGGGTAAGAGTCAACAGGAAAATTTTGTTTATAATCCTGTTCCCATTAAACTTCAGAAAGTTGTACTGGAGATTATTGAATTGCTAAAACCAATAGCAAATGATAAAAAAGTATCATTGGTTTCTAAAATTTCAGACACAATTCATATCGATACCGACAGAAATATAGTTCAAACTGTAATCAGAAATTTGGTTTCAAACGCAATCAAATATTCTAATTGTGAAAGTGTCGTAGAAATTACCTATGAACTATTGGAGGATAAACATGTGATTAGTGTCAAGGATCAGGGCATAGGAATGAACGAGGAGATAATGTCAAAACTTTTTAAGATTACTGAAAAAGTTTCAAGGAGAGGTACAAAAGCTGAGATGGGAACAGGTTTAGGACTGATTATTGCTAGTGACTTTCTTAAAAAAATTGGAGGCAATATTGAAGTCAGTAGTGTTGAGGGTGAAGGGAGCACTTTTAGAGTTATTTTATAG
- a CDS encoding NAD-dependent deacetylase produces MNDITILSGAGLSAESGLKTFRDNNGLWENYDVMEVCSVGGFIKDRNKVLDFYDLRRKDIEDKTPNESHFMQAKLKKEYSDRISIITQNVDDLLEKAGCDDVIHLHGKLRELRCEKCGNIFDIGYSSIRDYPNCPHCNSSKLRHNVVMFGEEAPFYRELYYQLSITKLLVVIGTSGNVLPVDSFANSVDFSILNNLERSEMIRERSFTKCFYGNATQYANKIYELVEDYIKYRVI; encoded by the coding sequence ATGAATGATATTACAATACTAAGTGGTGCGGGTCTATCTGCTGAATCTGGGCTCAAAACCTTTCGTGATAATAACGGGCTTTGGGAGAACTATGATGTTATGGAAGTTTGTTCTGTCGGTGGATTTATAAAAGATCGAAATAAAGTATTGGATTTTTATGATCTTAGAAGAAAAGACATCGAAGATAAAACTCCAAACGAATCTCACTTTATGCAAGCTAAACTTAAAAAAGAGTATTCTGATAGGATTTCTATTATTACTCAAAATGTTGATGATTTATTGGAAAAAGCAGGATGTGATGATGTAATTCACCTTCATGGTAAGTTAAGAGAATTGAGATGTGAAAAGTGTGGAAATATTTTTGATATTGGTTATTCCTCTATTCGTGATTACCCAAATTGTCCACATTGTAATTCAAGCAAATTAAGACATAATGTTGTAATGTTTGGTGAGGAAGCTCCCTTTTACAGAGAACTGTATTACCAGTTATCAATTACAAAGCTACTTGTTGTTATTGGAACTAGTGGGAATGTGCTTCCTGTTGATTCCTTTGCAAATAGCGTTGATTTCTCAATATTGAACAATCTTGAAAGATCTGAAATGATTAGAGAGAGAAGCTTTACGAAATGTTTTTATGGTAATGCAACCCAGTATGCAAATAAAATTTATGAATTAGTTGAAGATTATATTAAATATAGAGTCATATAG
- a CDS encoding helix-turn-helix transcriptional regulator, whose amino-acid sequence MPIIINLDVMLAKRKMKLSDLSQHVGISIVNLSILKNGKGKAIKFSTLESICKVLNCQPGDILEYIDEENYEKRYSLW is encoded by the coding sequence ATGCCTATAATAATAAATTTAGATGTCATGTTGGCGAAAAGAAAAATGAAATTGTCTGACCTCTCTCAACATGTAGGAATTTCGATAGTGAACTTATCAATTTTAAAAAATGGCAAAGGTAAAGCGATCAAATTCTCTACTCTTGAATCTATTTGTAAAGTACTTAATTGTCAGCCAGGTGATATTTTAGAATATATTGATGAAGAAAATTATGAAAAAAGATATAGTTTATGGTAA